Genomic window (Streptomyces sp. NBC_01431):
CGACCCGCACTTCGCCGGCCGGGGCGGCGGCACCCTGCGCCAGCGCTTCCCCACGGGCCGGCTGCCCGGCTGGCTCGGCGAGGACGAACTCGACCTGTACACGGGGGAGTTCGAGCGGACGGGCTTGACGGGTGCGCTCAGCCGATACCGCACCATGGACCGGGACCGGGAGGGCCTGGCCGCCCACGTTGGCGCCCCCGTCACCCAGCCGTCCCTGTTCATCGCAGCCCTGGACGCCTCCACCACCTGGCTGGCGGATGCGATCCGGCCTTTCCCGTCACCCTGCCGGGCCTGGTCTCCTCGCACCTGCTCGACGGCTGCGGCCACTGGATCCAGCAGGAGCGCCCCGACGAGGTGAACCGCATCCTGATCGACTGGCTCGGCGCGCTGTAGCCGAACGGGCGAACCGCCCGCCCAGGTGATGTTTCAGTCGGCCCCGTAGGAACCGGCGCCGGTCCCGCACGGGGCGGGCAGGTCGGGGCAAGGCTCAACTCCCTTGCCCCGCAGGCCGGTTGACTCCCATGGTTCGCCGTCGCCTGTCCCGGCGGCGACGAACGTCATGCGCGGGGAGAAGGTCGGGTGACTTTCCAGGCCGCCTCGATCATCCGGAAGATCTCGTCCACCGCGGCCTGGGGATCGTCCGCCTCGCGGGCCAGTGAATAGGCGTCGATCACGAACCTCGCGATCGTCCGGCAGGCCGTCGTGCTCTGTGTCAGGTCGGGATCGGCGGCGATGGCCGCTGCCAGCGACTCCGCGTGGCGCAGCCGCATCGACTCCTCGTACTCCCGCAGGGCGCGTGACTCGTCGATCATGCGGTAGATCGGGGCGGTGCCGTCCCCCGTGCAGTGCCGGACCATGGCCTGGATCTCGCGGCGCAGCGCGGGGATGAGCGGCTCGTGCGGCGCCCGGCCGGTGGCCGCGAGGGTGAGCCGTTGCTCGAAGTCCGCGTCCTGCTCGAACACCAGGGCCTCTTTCGAGGCGAAGTGGGAGAAGAGCGTGGTGACGGCCACGTCGGCCTCCGCGGCCACCTCGCGGATCCCCACCGCGTCGTACCCGCGTTCCAGGAAGAGCCGAAGCGCGGTGTCGGCGATCTTCTGGCGGGTCGCGGCCTTCTTGCGCTCGCGGCGTCCGGACGGTTCGGTCATGGCCTAACGCTATCAGGTATGAA
Coding sequences:
- a CDS encoding TetR/AcrR family transcriptional regulator; translated protein: MTEPSGRRERKKAATRQKIADTALRLFLERGYDAVGIREVAAEADVAVTTLFSHFASKEALVFEQDADFEQRLTLAATGRAPHEPLIPALRREIQAMVRHCTGDGTAPIYRMIDESRALREYEESMRLRHAESLAAAIAADPDLTQSTTACRTIARFVIDAYSLAREADDPQAAVDEIFRMIEAAWKVTRPSPRA